The following proteins are co-located in the Telopea speciosissima isolate NSW1024214 ecotype Mountain lineage chromosome 9, Tspe_v1, whole genome shotgun sequence genome:
- the LOC122640118 gene encoding probable potassium transporter 11: MASEASTSIDDHGGTNKGNMWVLEQKLDQPMDEEAGRIKNMYREKKFSAMLVLRLAFQSLGVVYGDLGTSPLYVFYNTFPRGIKDPDDVIGALSLIIYSLTLVPLLKYVFVVLRANDNGQGGTFALYSLLCRHAKVKTIPNQHRTDEELTTYSRRAFHEKSFAAKTKRWLEGHECKKNVLLIIVLVGTCMVIGDGILTPAISVLSAAGGIRVDHPKMSDDVVIVVAVIILVGLFSMQHFGTDRVGWLFAPIVLLWFLLIGTIGAINIWKYDSSVLKAFYPVYIGRYLSREGKDGWTSLGGIMLSITGTEALFADLGHFPVLAVQIAFTVVVFPCLLLAYCGQAAYLLRHQDHVIDAFYHSIPDSVYWPMFIIATFAAIVASQATISATFSIIKQAQALGCFPRVKVVHTSKKFLGQVYIPDINWVLMILCIAVTAGFKNQSQIGNAYGTAVVIVMLVTTFLMILIMLLVWRCHWSLVLIFTALSCAVELPYLSAVLFKVDQGGWVPLVIAAAFLVIMYVWHYGTVKRYEFEMHSKVSMAWILGLGPSLGLVRVPGIGFVYSELPSGVPHIFSHFITNLPAIHSVVVFVCVKYLPVYTVPQDERFLVKRIGPKNYHMFRCVVRYGYKDLHKKDDDFEKMLFDSLILFVRLESMMEGYSDSEEYTLNGQQTMQSGDFQLTQSSSTVNSNMDRITSGDDSIVPVDSPLPANNMTMVRSSGNTSHESDEMEFLNSCRDSGVVHILGNTVIRARRDSRLLKKISIDYIYAFLRKICRENSVIFNVPHESLLNVGQIFYV, translated from the exons ATGGCTTCTGAGGCTTCGACATCGATTGATGACCATGGTGGCACTAATAAAGGTAACATGTGGGTTTTGGAGCAAAAGCTTGATCAGCCCATGGACGAGGAGGCTGGAAGAATCAAAAACATGTATAGAGAAAAG AAATTCTCGGCTATGTTAGTTTTGAGACTTGCATTCCAGAGTCTTGGGGTTGTATATGGAGACTTGGGCACATCTCCTTTATATGTTTTCTACAACACATTTCCTCGCGGAATCAAAGATCCAGATGACGTCATTGGAGCTCTCTCATTGATTATATACTCTCTTACTCTTGTTCCGCTCCTCAAATATGTCTTTGTGGTGTTGAGAGCAAATGATAATGGCCAAG GTGGAACATTTGCTCTTTATTCATTACTCTGCCGACATGCTAAGGTGAAAACAATACCGAACCAACACAGGACAGATGAGGAGCTAACTACATACAGCCGACGTGCATTCCATGAGAAATCATTTGCTGCAAAAACTAAGAGATGGTTAGAGGGCCATGAATGCAAGAAGAATGTACTTCTTATTATTGTCCTTGTTGGCACATGCATGGTGATTGGGGATGGGATTCTAACTCCAGCGATATCAG TTCTTTCAGCTGCTGGGGGAATAAGGGTAGACCACCCTAAAATGAGTGACG ATGTAGTTATCGTAGTTGCAGTAATAATATTAGTAGGTTTGTTTAGCATGCAACATTTTGGCACAGATAGAGTTGGATGGCTGTTTGCTCCAATTGTCCTCCTTTGGTTTCTCCTTATTGGAACTATTGGTGCGATCAACATATGGAAGTATGATAGTAGTGTTCTGAAAGCTTTCTACCCTGTTTACATTGGTCGATATCTCAGTCGAGAAGGGAAAGATGGTTGGACCTCACTCGGAGGGATCATGCTTAGTATCACAG GGACAGAAGCACTCTTTGCTGACCTAGGACATTTTCCTGTCTTGGCTGTTCAGATTGCATTCACAGTAGTTGTGTTCCCTTGCCTACTTTTAGCATATTGCGGACAAGCTGCCTACCTTCTGAGACACCAGGATCATGTGATAGATGCATTCTATCATTCCATACCAG ATAGTGTGTACTGGCCTATGTTTATTATTGCAACATTTGCTGCTATTGTTGCTAGTCAGGCCACCATATCTGCAACGTTTTCAATTATTAAACAGGCCCAAGCACTTGGCTGCTTTCCCAGAGTAAAGGTGGTTCATACGTCAAAGAAGTTCCTTGGCCAGGTGTATATTCCAGATATTAATTGGGTCCTTATGATTCTATGCATTGCTGTTACTGCTGGATTCAAAAATCAGAGCCAGATTGGAAATGCTTATG gAACGGCAGTTGTGATAGTTATGCTGGTGACAACATTTCTCATGATTCTAATCATGTTGCTTGTCTGGCGCTGCCATTGGAGTCTTGTGCTAATCTTCACTGCTTTATCATGTGCTGTGGAACTGCCATACCTTTCAGCTGTACTTTTCAAGGTTGATCAAGGTGGTTGGGTCCCACTCGTAATTGCAGCAGCCTTTCTTGTCATCATGTATGTTTGGCATTATGGAACAGTGAAGCGTTATGAGTTTGAGATGCACAGTAAAGTTTCCATGGCATGGATCCTTGGGCTAGGTCCCAGCTTGGGGTTGGTCCGAGTCCCTGGTATAGGATTTGTGTACTCCGAATTACCAAGCGGGGTGCCCCAcattttttctcattttatcACCAACCTCCCTGCCATCCATTCTGTTGTTGTATTTGTGTGTGTGAAGTACCTCCCTGTATACACAGTGCCTCAAGATGAGAGATTCCTTGTAAAGCGGATCGGGCCTAAGAATTATCATATGTTTCGGTGTGTTGTAAGGTATGGTTACAAGGATCTCCACAAGAAGGATGATGATTTTGAGAAGATGCTCTTTGACAGCCTTATCTTGTTTGTCCGTCTTGAGTCGATGATGGAGGGATATTCCGATTCAGAGGAATACACTTTGAATGGTCAGCAAACCATGCAGTCAGGGGACTTCCAACTAACCCAGAGTAGCAGCACAGTGAACTCCAACATGGATCGCATAACATCGGGTGATGACTCAATTGTACCCGTTGATTCCCCATTGCCTGCCAACAACATGACCATGGTGAGGTCGTCAGGGAACACCAGCCATGAGTCGGACGAGATGGAGTTCTTGAACAGTTGCAGAGATTCTGGGGTGGTGCACATTCTGGGGAATACAGTGATAAGGGCAAGAAGAGATTCGAGGTTACTTAAGAAAATTTCCATAGATTACATATATGCTTTTCTTAGGAAAATCTGTAGAGAGAACAGTGTGATCTTCAATGTTCCTCATGAGAGTCTTTTGAACGTTGGACAAATATTTTATGTATAG